GGGCAGCCTCTGCATCGAGTGCGACGCCTGCGTCGACATCTGCCCGATGGACTGCATCACCTTCACCGCCGACGGCGAGGAGAAGGACCTGCGCGGCCGCCTGACGGCGCCGGCGCTGAACGCGACGCAGGACCTCTACATCGGCGACGGACTCAAGACCGGCCGCGTCATGGTCAAGGACGAGGACGTCTGCCTGCATTGCGGCCTGTGCGCCGAGCGCTGCCCGACGGGCGCGTGGGACATGCGCAAGTACTACATCGAGATGACGCACGCGGAGCACGCATGCCACAAGCGCTAGAGGCGGTGAACGACTTCGTCGTCAAGTTCGCCAACGTCAACGGATCGGGCTCGGCCTCGGCCAACGAGCTGTTCGCCCGCTCCATCCTGCGCATGGGCGTGCCGGTCAGCCCGCGCAACATCTTCCCCTCGAACATCCAGGGCCTGCCGACCTGGTACGAGGTCCGCGTCACCGAGAAGGGCTATCTCGGCCGCCGCGGCGGCGTCGACATGATGGTCGCGATGAACCCGCAGACCTGGGCCGAGGACGTGAAGGAGATCACGCCCGGCGGCTACCTGTTCTACGACAGCACCAAGCCCATGCCGGCCGCCATGTTCCGGCCCGACATCAACATCGTCGGCGTGCCGCTGACGGCGATCACCAACGCCACCTACACCGACGCCCGCCAGCGCCAGCTGTTCAAGAACATCATCTACGTCGGCGCGCTGAGCGTCCTGCTCGACATCGATCCCAAGGAGATCGAGCGGCTGTTCGGCGAGCAGTACAAGGGCAAGGAGAAGCTGCTCGACAGCAACGTCAAGGCGCTCAACCTCGGCCGCGACTGGGTGAGGGAGAACCTCGATCCGGCGACCGTGAAGCTGAAGGTGCGCCGCGCCGACAACGTCGGGAACCGGATCTTCGTCGAGGGCAACAGCGCCGCGGCGCTGGGCTGCGTCTACGGCGGCGCCACGGTGTGCGCGTGGTATCCGATCACGCCGAGCTCCTCGATGGCCGAGGCGTTCCAGGCCCATTGCCGGCGCTACCGCCACGACAAGGAGACCGGCAAGGCCAGGTACGCGATCGTGCAGGCCGAGGACGAGCTGGCCTCGATCGGCATGGTGATCGGCGCGGCCTGGAACGGCGCGCGCGCCTTCACCGCGACCTCGGGCCCCGGCGTCTCGCTGATGACGGAGTTCATGGGCCTGGCCTATTTTGCCGAGATGCCGGCGGTGATCGTCAACGTGCAGCGCGGCGGGCCGTCGACCGGCATGCCGACGCGCACGCAGCAGGCCGACATCATCGCCTGCGCCACGGCGTCGAACGGCGACACCCGCCATGTGCTGCTGTTCCCCGAGGATCCGAAGGAGTGCTTCGACCATTCGGCGGCGGCGCTCGACCTCGCCGACCGGCTGCAGACGCCGGTGTTCGTGATGACCGATCTCGACATCGGCATGAACCAGCGCCTGTGCGAGCCGTTCGCGTGGGACGAGTCGAAGGCCTACGACCGCGGCAAGGTGATGACGGCGGAGGAGCTGGAGGCCGGCAAGCAGTTCGGCCGCTACCTCGACGTCGACGGCGACGGCATCGCGTACCGGACCTATCCGGCGACGCATCCCTCGAAGGGCGCGTACTTCACGCGCGGCACCACCAAGGACCGTTTCGCGCGCTACAGCGAGGAGGGGCCGGTCTACGTCGACAACATGGAGCGCCTCCAGCGCAAGTTCGAGACGGCCAAGACGCTGGTGCCGCAGCCGGTGGCGCGCGCCGCCAAGAAGCCGACCCCGATGGGCGTCATCTATTTCGGCTCGACCAGCCCGGCGATGGCCGAGGCCCTGGACCGGCTGGAGGAGGACGGCGTCCACGTCGACGCGCTGCGTCTGCGCGCGTACCCGCTGTCGAAGCCGGTCGAGGAGTTCGTCGCGGCGCACGACACCGTGTTCCTGGTCGAGCAGAACCGCGACGGCCAGCTCCGCATGCTGATGCTGAGCGACCTCGGCGTCGACCCGCGCAAGATCGTGCCCGTGCTGCACTACGACGGCACGCCGATCACGGCGCGCTTCATCACCGGCGCGATCCGCGCCCACCTTTCGCCGAAGCGCATGGCCGCCGAGTAGACCGGCGCCGAACGGAGACGCGACGATGACGTACATCGCCAAGCCCAAGCTGCACCATCCCACGCTGCACAAGAACAAGGCCGGCTTCACGCGCCGCGACTACGAGGGCGCGATCTCGACCCTGTGCGCCGGCTGCGGCCACGATTCGATCAGCGCCGCCATCGTGCAGGCCTGCTACGAGCTCGACATCCTGCCGCACCAGGTCGCCAAGCTGTCGGGCATCGGCTGCTCGTCGAAGTCGCCGACCTACTTCCTCGGCGCCAGCCACGGCTTCAACACGGTGCACGGGCGCATGCCGTCGGTGATGACCGGCGCCAACCTCGCCAACAAGGACCTGATCTACATGGGCGTGTCCGGCGACGGCGACTCCGCCTCGATCGGGCTGGGCCAGTTCGCGCACGTCATGCGCCGCGGCGTGAACATGCTCTACATCGTCGAGAACAACGGCGTGTACGGGCTGACCAAGGGCCAGTTCTCGGCCACGGCCGACCGCGGCTCGGTCAGCAAGAAGGGCGTCGCCAACTCCGATTCGTCGATCGACATGGTGTCGATGGCGATCCTGATGGGCGCCACCTTCGTGGCCCGCAGCTTCTCCGGCGACAAGCAGCAGCTCGTGCCGCTGATCAAGGCGGCGATCCAGCACAAGGGCGCCGCCTTCATCGACGTCATCAGCCCCTGCGTGGCCTTCAACAACCACCCGGGCTCGACCAAGAGCTACGACTACGTGCGCGAGCACAACGAGGCGGTGAACCGCGTCGACTTCATCGAGACCCGCGCCGAGATCACGACGCAGTACGATCCCGGCACGACCCAGGTGGTGGAGCAGCACGACGGCACCTCGCTGCGCCTGCGCAAGCTGACGCCGGACTACGATCCCTGCGACAAGATCGCGGCGATGAAGCACGTCCAGGAGGCCGAGGCGGCGGGCGAGGTGGTCACCGGCCTGCTCTACGTCGAGCCGATGCCGAAGGACCTGCACGCCAACCTCAACACCGTCGACACGCCGCTCAACCGCCTCGAGGCCGGCGCGCTGTGCCCCGGCTCGGCGACGCTCGACAAGATCAACGCCTCGCTGCGCTGAGACGCGGCGTGGCGCGGCGGCGCGCCGGGCCGCCGGCCGCCGCGCTCGCCGCCGCGCTGGCGCTGGCGGGCTGCGCCGCGCCGCCGTTCTGCGCGCCGCCCGCGGCGCGCGCGACCCAGTTCGACGTCTATCTCGGACGCGACATCGCCGGTCGCGGCGAGGTCACGGACGCCGAATGGGCCGCGTTCCTCGATTCCGAGGCGACGCCGCGGTTCGGCGACGGGCTCACCGTCGCCGATCTGCGCGGGCAATGGCGCGACGCCGCCACCGGCGCGATCGCGCGCGAACGCTCCAAACGCCTGACGGTCGTCGCGCCCGACGCCGCGCGCGCCCGCGACGCCGTCCGCGCCGTCGCCGAGGCGTACAAGCGCCGCTTCGCCCAGCAATCCGCGCTCGTCGTCGAACAACCGGTCTGCGCCGCGTTCTGACGCCGTGTCGCTGGCGGCCATGCGCGCGCGTGGCTTGTCCGGCGCCGGCGGCGCGGCGAGAGTCCGGCCGCCACCGGAATTGGAGACCCGCCGATGAAGAGACGCCGCGCCCTGTCCCTGCTCGCCGCCGCGGCGGCGCTCCCGGCGCCCGTCCTCGCGCAGGCGTGGCCGAGCAAGCCCATCCGGGTCGTGGTGCCGTTCGCGCCGGGCGGGTCCGGCGACATCACGGCCCGGCTCTACGGCAAGTACATCGAGGAGAAGGTCGGCCAGCCCGTGGTGATCGAGAACAAGCCCGGCGCCAACGGCATCGTCGGCACGGAGATCGTCAAGAACGCGCCCGCCGACGGCTACACGCTGCACCTCTCCACGGTGTCGACGCACTGCACCAATCCCAGCCTCTACAAGTCGCTGCCCTACGATCCGGAGAGGGATTTCACCGTGGTCGGCGTGTTCGGCTCGGGCGGCGTGTTCCTGGTGGTCCGTCCGGAGGCGCCCTACAAGACGCTCGCGGCGTTCGTGGCCCACGTGAAGGCCAATCCCGGCACCGTCCATTTCGCGCATTTCAACACCTCCTCGCAGATCCCCGGCGAGCTGCTCAACCGCGTGGCGGATGTGAAGATGGTGGCGGTGCCGTACCGCGCGATCGGCAACGCCATCCAGGACTTCTTCTCCGGCGTCGTGCAGGCGATGTTCATCGACACGACGGCCGCCCACAGCCATGTCGCGTCGGGCAAGATGATTCCGATCGCGATCACGAAGGGCGAGCGCTGGGCGCGCCATCCAGACGTGCCGGCGATGGCCGAGCTCTACCCCGGCTTCGACGTTTCGGGATTCCTCGGGATGTCCGTGCGGGCCGGCACGCCGGTCGAGATCGCGCGCCGGCTGAACGACCTCATCAACGAGGCCAGCTTCTCGGCCGCGATCGCGCCGCGGCTGGAGGAATTCGGCTTTCCGCCGCAGCGGCGCGACCTCGAACAGAGCGCCGCCTACGTGCGGGAGACCCGAGAGAAGCAGGCGCGCTACATCAAGCTGGCCGGCATCGAGCCGCAGTAGCCGCCCGCGTTGTCGCTGCCGGCGGGCGGGCGTACAGTCCGCCGCGACATCGGAACGATCTGGAGGAAGCGCGATGGAATGCCGGATGGACGGCCGCGTGGCGGTGATCACGGGCGGCAGCATGGGGCTGGGCAAGGCGATGGGCGCGGCGTTCGCCGGCTCCGGCGCCGGGGTGGCGCTGATCGCGCGCCGGCCGGAGCCGCTCGCCGCCGCCAAGGCGGAGATCGCCAAGGCGACCGGCGCCAAGGTCGAGGGCTACAGCTGCGACGTCGCCGACAAGGACGCGCTGGAGCGGACCTGGGCCGCGATCCAGCGCGATTTCGGCAAGGTCGACGTGCTGGTGAACAACGCCGGCGCCTCGGCGGCCAAGGCGTTCGAGACCATCACCGACGCCGACTGGGAGGCCGATTTCGGACTCAAGATCTGGCCGGCGATCCGCCTGTGCCGATTGGCGCTGCCGGGCATGAAGGAGCGCCGCTGGGGCCGGATCGTCAACGTTCTGAACACCTACGCCAAGGCGCCGGCCGGCAACTCCGGTCCGACCAGCGTCAGCCGCGCCGCCGGGCTGGCGCTGACGAAGGTGCTGGCGCACGAGAGCGCGCCGCACAACGTGCTGGTCAACGCGTTGCTGGTCGGCCTGATCGAGAGCGACCAGTGGGCGCGCCGCCACAAGCAGGTCGGCGGCAACCAGACCTACGACGAGTTCCTCGCCAACATGGCCAAGACCGCGGCATCGGCATCGGCCGCGTCGGACAGGCGGCGGAGTTCGCGAACATCGCGTGTTTCCTGTGCTCCGACGCGGGCTCGTACATCAACGGCGTCGCGATCAACGTCGACGGCGGCATGTCGCCGGTGGTGTGACGCGGAGCGCGGGAAGGTCGGCGGAGGGACACCGATGGACATCTCGAGGATACCGACCGGGAAGAACCCGCCGTGGGACGTCAACGCGATCATCGAGGTGCCGCAGGGTGGCTACCCGGTGAAGTACGAGCTCGACAAGGCGTCCGGCGCGATGTTCGTCGACCGGTTCCTGCACACCTCGATGGTCTATCCCGCCAACTACGGCTTCATCCCGCACACGCTGTCGGGCGACGGCGATCCGGTCGACATCCTCGTGGTCGGGCCGGTGCCGGTGGTGCCCGGCGCCGTGATCCGCTGCCGCCCGATCGGCGGCATGCTGATGGAGGACGAGGCCGGCACCGACGAGAAGCTGCTCGCGGTGCCGGTCGACAAGCTGCATCCGTTCCACCGCGGCGTCGCCAGCTACCGGCAGCTGCCGGAGATCCTGTGCGAGCAGATCGCTCACTTCTTCCAGCACTACAAGGATCTGGAGAAGGGCAAGTGGGTGAAGATCGCGCGCTGGCTGGAGCCCGACGAGGCCGCCCGGATGATCGAGGAGGGGATGGCGCGCGCCGCCGCGAAGGCCTGACGGCCCCGCTCAGTAGCGGAATTTCTCGATCCGGTCGGGATCGCCGCTGTAGCCGTCGTCGGCGAAGCTACCGCCGATGACGCGGGGACCGACCGCGTCGGGATCCTCAGGCGGCTCGCGCGCCAGCACCTCGGCGGCGTGGTCCTCGGCGAAGTCCTTCGGCTTGTAGCCCAGCCGGTAGGCGGTGGCGTTGTCGAACCACGACCGGTCGTTCTCCGACACGCCGTAGACGATCTCGAAATGCACGTCGGGATGCTCGATGCCGATGCGCACCAGCTGCGCCAGGTCGCGCCAGCTGATCCAGATCGACAGCCGGCGCTTGTCGATCGGCTTGTCGTTGGCGTTGCCGATGCGGATGCACAGCGAGCCGACGCCGTGCTTGTCGGCGTAGAGCGCGGCCACCAGCTCGCCGAACGCCTTGCTGACGCCGTACAGCCCGTCCGGCCGGAACACCACGCGGGCGCCGACGCGGCGGTTGCGCGGATAGAAGCCGACGGCGTGGTTGCTGCTGGGATAGACCACGCGCTTGACGCCGGCGCGCCGAGCCGCCTCGTAGACGTTGTACAAACCCTCGATGTTCTGGCGCTTGACCGTCTCCCAGTCGGCCTCGACCGACTGTCCGGCCATGTGGACGACGGCGTCGACGCCGGCCATCGCCTTCTCGACCGCCGCGAAATCGGCGATGTCGACGCGGTGGAACTCCTCGCCAGGCGCCAGATCGCCGATCGGCTTGATGTCCACCAGCCGCAGGACCGGATACACGCCGCGCAGCTCGCGCCGTAGCGCCGCGCCGATCGAGCCTGCGGCCCCCGTCAGAAGCACTGTCCTCGTCATCGTCCGCCCTCCGCCCCGGCGGCCATGGTAGGGGCCGGCGCGCTCCTCGTCGATGGCCGGCGATTGCGCGGCGGCGGCCGGCGGCGATACTCTCGTGTCGCCGGCAATGGAAAGGGGACGCCATGGCCAACGTGCTCGACGCCGCGCAGGCGGTGGAATACGCGACGCGGGGATTCACCACGGCGCGCGGCATGTTCTCGCCCGCGGAGGTCGCGCTGCTGACCCGCGCGATGGAGGAGGATCCGGAGGTCCGCGGCCACGTCATCGACCGGCTCGACGGCGAGGGCCGCTCGACGCGCATCTCCCTGTGGAACCGCGCCGGCGACTCGGTCTACGGGCTGGCGGCGCGCTGCGCCCGCATGGTCGACACCAGCGCCGCGCTGCTCGGCGGCGACGTCTACCACTACCAGTCCAAGCTCACGGCCAAGGACCCCGGTGTCGGCGGCGCCTGGGAATGGCACCAGGACTACGGCTACTGGTACCACAACGGCTGCCTGCGGCCGGACATGCTGTCGTGCATGATCGCGCTCGACCGCACGACGCGGGAGAACGGCTGCCTGCAGATCGTCGAGGGCAGCCACCTCATGGGCCGCGTCGACCACACGCCGCTGACCGCCGGCCAGAACGAGGTCGATCCGCGCCGCATGGAGCATATCCTGGCGCGCAACCCCGTCGCGTATTGCGAACTCGAGCCCGGCGACGCGCTGATCTTCCACTGCAACGCCATCCACCGCAGCGACGCGAACCGCTCGCCGCACCGGCGCTGGACCTTGCTGATCTGCTACAACCGCGTCGACAACGACACCGTCACCCGCGACGACGACCGCTACTACGTGCCGCTGGAGCGGGTCGACGACGGCGCCCTGCTGCGCGCCGGAGCCCGCTTCGCCGCCGGCGACGGCAGCGAGCACTTCGCCTCGCGTCCCTACGTGCCGAAGCTGCCTGCGGCGGCGGAGTAGGGGCGGTGGCCGCGGACATCCTCCATCCCGATTTCAAGGCCGAGCCGTGGTGGTGGGAATGGTGGCGGCCGTCCAACGCGCTGTCGCAGGACCCGCCCCGGTCGGTCGACGCGCTGATGGTCGGCGCCGGCTACGGCGGATTGTCGACGGCGCTGGAGCTGGCGCGCGGCGGCGCGAAGGTGGCGGTGCTGGAACGCGGCGATCTCGGCGTCGGCGCCAGCACGCGCAACGGCGGCATGGTCAGCGGCGGCGTGAACCTCGGCAAGGGCATGTCCGGCAAGAGCGGCGGCGGCGGTTGGGACGCCCGCAAGAAAGCGCTGCTGGCCAGCGGCGTCGACTCGATGACCGCGATCGAGGACATCGTCGCGCGCGAGAAGATCGAGGCCCACTACGTGCGCAACGGCCGCTTCATGGGCGCCTTCACGCCGGCGCACTACCGCGATCTCGAGGCCAAGGTCGACGACTTCAACGCGCTCGCCGGCGCCGGCGCCTCGATGCTGCCGAGGGAGCGCCAGCGCGAAGCCATCGCGTCGGACTACTATTTCGGCGGCATGGTGGTCGACCGCGCCGGCCACCTCCATCCCGCCTGCTACTACGGCGGGCTGCTCCAGGCGGCCCACGACGCCGGCGCCACGCTGTGCGCGAGGACGGAGGCGCTGTCCTACGAGCGCAAATCCGGCGGCGGCTTCGTCGTGCGCACCAACCGCGGCGACATCGAGGCCAAGGAGGTCGTGGTCGCGACCAACGGCTACACCGGCGACGCCACGCCGTACCTCAAGCGCCGCCTGGTCCCGGTCGCCAGCCACATCATCGCCACCGAGGAGCTGCCGGAGGGGATGGCCGAGTCGCTGATCCCCAACAGCCGCGCCGTCGCCGACACCAAGCGCGTGCTGACCTACTACCGGCTGTCGCCGGACCGCAAACGCATGATCTTCGGTGGCCGCGCGCGCTTCACGCAGGCGCCGCCGGAGGTCAGCGCGCCGGTGCTGTACCGCTACATGACCGACCGTTTCCCGCAGCTCAAAGGTTCCCGGATCACCCACGCGTGGACCGGCAACGTCGCCTTCAGCTTCGACTGGCTGCCGCACATGGGCCGCACGCCCGACGGCCTGCGCTACCTGATGGCCTGCAACGGCAACGGCGTGGCGATGATGACCTATCTCGGCCGCGAGACGGCGCGCAAGATCCTCGGCGGGACCAACGCGCCGGCCAACGCCTTCGACACCGACGATTTCCCGACCCGCGCGCTCTACGGTGGCGATCCGTCATGGGTGCTACCCGCCGTCGGCGCGTGGTACCGCTTCCGCGACTGGCTCGACCGCCGCGCGGCCTGAGCCGCCGGTTCCCGCTCCCCTCGATCGCAACGACACACCGCCACCACGGCGGATGGAGGAACGTCCATGACGACGACCGCGCCGGTGATCCTGGTCGACGACCCGCTGCCGGGCGTGCGGCGCATCACGCTGAACCGCCCGGAGAAACGCAACGCGCTCAGCAACGCCCTGCGCGCGGCGATCTTCGAGACGCTGCAGTGGAACGACGGCGATCCCGATGTCCGCGTCACGATCGTGCGCGGCGCCGGGCCGGCGTTCAGCGCCGGCTACGACCTCTCCGCCGACAACCGGGTCGGCCAGCCCTACCACACGGCCGGCGGGCACGGGCAATGGTCGCGCCATGTCGTCGACGGCTGGTTCCGGGTGTGGGACCTCGGCAAGCCGGTGATCGCGCAGGTGCACGGGTACTGCCTCGCCGGCGGCACCGAGCTGGCGACCTCGTGCGACCTCGTCTACGTCGCCGAGGACGCGCAGATCGGCTATCCGCCGGTGCGGCTGATGAGCCCGCCCGACATGCAGTTCCATCCCTGGCTGATGGGCATGCGCCAGGCGATGGAGTCGATGCTGACCGGCGACTCGATCTCAGGCGCCGAGGCGGCGGCGCGCGGCTGGGCCAACCGCGCCTTTCCGGCGGGGCGGCTCGAGGAGGAGACGCTGAAGATGGCGGAGCGCGTCGCCAAGGTGCCCAGCGACATCCAGCAGATCAACAAGCGCTCGGTTCATCGCGCCATGGAGATCATGGGCCTGCGCGCCGCGGTGCGCGCCGGCACCGAGATCCAGGCGCTGTGCTTCCACACCGAGTCGAGCAAGGCCTACATGGGCCGCTTCAAGCGCGACGGCGCCAGCGTCGCCAAGCTGCTGAGCGAGCGCGACGCGGCGTTCGGCGACTACCGCGAGCGCGAGAAATAGCGGCCGGCGCCACGAAAAAGCGGCCCTCGCGGGGCCGCTCGATCGATACGACGCGGGGGCCGGCTCAGCGCAGGACGGCCGCCGCGATCGTCAAGGCGATCAGCCCGAGGATCATCCCGCCCAGCCCGATCACCGGCATATGCGCGACCAGCGCGAACGCCATGCCGACGACGATCACGATCAGCGCGAGGATCGTGTAGGTGATCAGCTTGAGCACGCCGGCGTAGGTCTGGTTGTACTGGCGCATATCGAAATCGTGGCTGGCCATCGGCTCCCCCGGCGGGTCGTTGACATGGTGCGGCGCGGGGCCCGGCGGGCGTCGCGGCGTCGATTCCTTATAGCCAAACCCGCCGGCGCCGGAAAGCCCCGATGCCGGCGCGGTCAGGGCTTGGGATGCACCACGACGGCGATCAGCATCGACCACGGCCGGTAGGGTTCGAACGCCAGGGTGGCGCCGCCCGGCGCGAACCGCGCGTAGCGTCCGGCGTCCAGTGGCGCCGGCCGGCCGCCATCGACGACCAGATTGAAGCCGCCCCGCAGCGCCATCAGGACCATCGTCGCGGCGGGTTCCCGCAGGCGGCCGGCGGCCGGATACGGCACGACGCGGCCCGTGAATCGGTCGCGGCGGGTCATCAGATTGAGGACCTGGAGGCCGCCGTCGGGCGCCTCCGGTCCCAGCGTCGCCTGGACCGGCGTCTCGCCGGCGAAACGGGTGGTCTCGAAGATCTCGACCGGGCCGGGGACGCCGCCGTCGAAACCCAGCCGCAAGCCGCTGCCCAGCGGCATCAACTGGCGGTCCAGATCCGGCAGGTAGGAGAAGGGCCCGGCGCGGGAGATGTCGCTGAGATCGACACGCCAGTCGCAATCGTCGTGGCCGGCGCCGTCGGGCGCGATCGCGAGCGACCGGGAGATGCCGCCGCCGTTCTTCCACGGCGTCGGCGCGATGGCGTCGACGCGGCGGATGTCGGGCGCGTCGCTCACGGCCGCCACAGCGTCGCCGCCGCCGGTGGCAATCCGTCGATCTCGACGCGGTCCGGCCGGCCCGGCGTCGACACGATGCGCAGCCGGTCCTCGGCCAGCCAGCGCGCCGCCAGCGGGTAGATCTCGTGCTCCACTTTCAGGATGCGGGCGGACAGCGACGCCTCGTCATCGGCCGCCAGCACCGGCACGACGCCCTGCGCCCACGATCGGGCCGGCGTCGAGATCGGCGGTCACGAAGTGCACGGTGCAGCCCGCCGCGCGGACGCCGGCCTCCAGCGCTTGGCGCTGGACGTGCAGCCCTTTGAACGACGGCAGCAGCGAGGGGTGGATGTTCAGGATGCGGCCGGGCCAGCGGCCCGGAAACCACGGGCTGAAGATCCGCATGAAACCGGCGAGGCAGACGAACTCGACGCCGGCCGTCTCGAGCGCCGTCGACACGGTCCGGTCGAAGCTCTCTCGGTCGGGGTGGTCCTTGTGGCGCACGACCGCGGTCGCCACGCCGGCGGCGCGCGCGGTCTCGAGACCCGCGGCGTCGGCGACGTTGCTGACCACGATCGCGATCTCGGCGGGATAGTCGGGGGCGCGCGTCGCGGCCAGCAGCGCGGCCATGTTCGAGCCGCGCCCGGAGATCAGGACGCCGATCCGGCGGCGGCTCATCGGCGCGTCCGCTCCGCCACGCTCAACGCCGCCACAGCGCGTCGGCGTCCGCCATGACGCAGTCCGGCCCGGCGCCGCGGTCGGGCAGGGCCTCGATGGCGCCGACGCGGACCGCCGTCTCGCCCGAGGCGGCGAACGCCGCGGCGACGGCGGCGGCGTTCTCCGGCGCCGTCACGACGACCATGCCCAGTCCGCAGTTGAACGTGTCCAGCATGTCGCTGGTCGGCGTGCGGCCGATTTCGCGCAGCCAGTGGAACACGTCGGGCGGCGTCCACGCGAGCGCCTCGAGCGTCGCGCGGACGCCGTTCGGCAGGCAGCGCGGCACGTTGCCCGGCAGGCCGCCGCCGGTGATGTGCGCGAGGCCCTTGATCGCGCCGGTCGCGCGCATCGCCGCCAGCGCGGCCTGCACGTAGATGCGCGTCGGCTCGAGCAGCGCCCGGGCCAGCGACCGGGCCGGCGCGAACGGCGCCGGCGCGTCGAGCGCCAGCCCGCTGCGCTCGACGATCTTGCGCACCAGCGAGAAGCCGTTGGAATGGACCCCTGAGGACGCCAGGCCCAGCACGACGTCGCCCGGCGCGATGTCCGGCCGCGGCAGCAGCGCGTCGCGCTCGGCGGCGCCGACCGCGAAGCCCGCGAGGTCGAAATCGCCCTCGGCGTAAAGGCCGGGCATCTCGGCGGTCTCGCCGCCGACCAGGGCGCATCCCGCCCGGCGGCAGCCCTCGGCGATCCCGGCGACCACGTCGCGGCCGGCCTCGATGTCCAGGCGTCCCGTGGCGTAGTAGTCGAGGAAGAACAGCGGCTCGGCGCCCTGCACGACGATGTCGTTGACGCACATCGCCACCAGGTCGATGCCGACGGTGTCATGGATGCCCGAATCGATGGCCAGTTTCAGCTTGGTGCCGACCCCGTCGGTGCCGCTGACCAGGATCGGGTCGTGGAAACCGGCGGCCTTGAGGTCGAACAGGGCGCCGAAGCCGCCCAGGCCGCCCATCACGCCGGGACGCCGGGTCGCTTTGGCGAGCGGCTTGATGCGCTCCACCAGCGAATCGCCGGCCTCGATGTCGACGCCCGCCTGCTTGTAGGTCAGCGGCGGGCGGTTGTGGTCGGCGGGAGGGGAGTTCAAGCGGCGGCCGTTCGTGCTAGGAAGCGAGGGGCATAGATATCCCAACGCGAAGGCATTGCAATGGCGCTTCCCGCCCCGTTTTCCCCATGGACCGGCCGGATGGCCGCCGCCACCCGGCGGATGTTCGTGGCGCTGGCGGCCGTCGCGGCGCTGGCGGGCGCCCCCGGAGGCGCGGCGGCGCAGCAGCGCGGCGCCGGCGATCCCGTGTTCACGGTCACCAACATCCCCGTCGACGCCACCGCCAAGACCCCGCTGGAGGCGCGCGACAAGGCCCTGCTGGAGGGCGAGAAGGGCGCGTTCGAGATCCTGGTGCGGCGCCTGGTCGCGACCGACGACGTCTCGAAAGTCGGCATCCCGACCGACGCCGAGATCGAGCAGCTCATCCTCGGCTTCGAGTTCGCCGGGGAGCGCACCACGGCGAACCGCTACATCGCGCAGCTGTCGGTGGCCTTCAGCCCGGATCGGATGAAGGCCTATCTGCGGGCGGCCGGCGTCAACTTCATCGATTCCTCGGCGCCGCCGGTGCTGGCGCTGCCGTTGACGCGCTCCAAGGCCGGGGTGGCGGCGCTGGACGAGCGCACGCCGTGGCGCGAGGCGTGGGCGAAGGTCTCGGCCGCCGGCGGTCTGGTGCCGATGCCGGCGGTGCGCGGCGACGGCGCCGACGCCAAGCTGATCGACCCCGAACAGGCCTTCGTCGGCGACGTGGCCGCCCTGGGCCGGCTGGCGCAGCGCTACGGCACGCGGCGGATCCTGGTCTCGGTCGCCACCGGCGAGGCCGAGGGGCCGTTCGCCGTCACCGCCACGCTCTACGACCTCGGCACCGGCGACAAGTCGACCGTCCCGCCGCAGGCCGGCGTCGCCCTCGACAAGCTGGTCGACGCCGCCGTCAAGCACCGGCTGAAGCTCGAGGACGAGTGGAAGTCGGTGGCGGCGGTTTCGCGCGACTTCGCCGACGTGATCGTGGTGACGGTGCCGATCAAGGGCCTCGACGACTGGGTCAAGCTGCGCCGCCGCATCCAGACCAC
The genomic region above belongs to Rhodospirillales bacterium and contains:
- a CDS encoding 2-oxoacid:acceptor oxidoreductase subunit alpha; protein product: MPQALEAVNDFVVKFANVNGSGSASANELFARSILRMGVPVSPRNIFPSNIQGLPTWYEVRVTEKGYLGRRGGVDMMVAMNPQTWAEDVKEITPGGYLFYDSTKPMPAAMFRPDINIVGVPLTAITNATYTDARQRQLFKNIIYVGALSVLLDIDPKEIERLFGEQYKGKEKLLDSNVKALNLGRDWVRENLDPATVKLKVRRADNVGNRIFVEGNSAAALGCVYGGATVCAWYPITPSSSMAEAFQAHCRRYRHDKETGKARYAIVQAEDELASIGMVIGAAWNGARAFTATSGPGVSLMTEFMGLAYFAEMPAVIVNVQRGGPSTGMPTRTQQADIIACATASNGDTRHVLLFPEDPKECFDHSAAALDLADRLQTPVFVMTDLDIGMNQRLCEPFAWDESKAYDRGKVMTAEELEAGKQFGRYLDVDGDGIAYRTYPATHPSKGAYFTRGTTKDRFARYSEEGPVYVDNMERLQRKFETAKTLVPQPVARAAKKPTPMGVIYFGSTSPAMAEALDRLEEDGVHVDALRLRAYPLSKPVEEFVAAHDTVFLVEQNRDGQLRMLMLSDLGVDPRKIVPVLHYDGTPITARFITGAIRAHLSPKRMAAE
- the ppa gene encoding inorganic diphosphatase — its product is MDISRIPTGKNPPWDVNAIIEVPQGGYPVKYELDKASGAMFVDRFLHTSMVYPANYGFIPHTLSGDGDPVDILVVGPVPVVPGAVIRCRPIGGMLMEDEAGTDEKLLAVPVDKLHPFHRGVASYRQLPEILCEQIAHFFQHYKDLEKGKWVKIARWLEPDEAARMIEEGMARAAAKA
- a CDS encoding 2-oxoacid:ferredoxin oxidoreductase subunit beta; protein product: MTYIAKPKLHHPTLHKNKAGFTRRDYEGAISTLCAGCGHDSISAAIVQACYELDILPHQVAKLSGIGCSSKSPTYFLGASHGFNTVHGRMPSVMTGANLANKDLIYMGVSGDGDSASIGLGQFAHVMRRGVNMLYIVENNGVYGLTKGQFSATADRGSVSKKGVANSDSSIDMVSMAILMGATFVARSFSGDKQQLVPLIKAAIQHKGAAFIDVISPCVAFNNHPGSTKSYDYVREHNEAVNRVDFIETRAEITTQYDPGTTQVVEQHDGTSLRLRKLTPDYDPCDKIAAMKHVQEAEAAGEVVTGLLYVEPMPKDLHANLNTVDTPLNRLEAGALCPGSATLDKINASLR
- a CDS encoding DUF3574 domain-containing protein, with protein sequence MARRRAGPPAAALAAALALAGCAAPPFCAPPAARATQFDVYLGRDIAGRGEVTDAEWAAFLDSEATPRFGDGLTVADLRGQWRDAATGAIARERSKRLTVVAPDAARARDAVRAVAEAYKRRFAQQSALVVEQPVCAAF
- a CDS encoding tripartite tricarboxylate transporter substrate binding protein, with product MKRRRALSLLAAAAALPAPVLAQAWPSKPIRVVVPFAPGGSGDITARLYGKYIEEKVGQPVVIENKPGANGIVGTEIVKNAPADGYTLHLSTVSTHCTNPSLYKSLPYDPERDFTVVGVFGSGGVFLVVRPEAPYKTLAAFVAHVKANPGTVHFAHFNTSSQIPGELLNRVADVKMVAVPYRAIGNAIQDFFSGVVQAMFIDTTAAHSHVASGKMIPIAITKGERWARHPDVPAMAELYPGFDVSGFLGMSVRAGTPVEIARRLNDLINEASFSAAIAPRLEEFGFPPQRRDLEQSAAYVRETREKQARYIKLAGIEPQ
- a CDS encoding NAD(P)-dependent oxidoreductase — encoded protein: MTRTVLLTGAAGSIGAALRRELRGVYPVLRLVDIKPIGDLAPGEEFHRVDIADFAAVEKAMAGVDAVVHMAGQSVEADWETVKRQNIEGLYNVYEAARRAGVKRVVYPSSNHAVGFYPRNRRVGARVVFRPDGLYGVSKAFGELVAALYADKHGVGSLCIRIGNANDKPIDKRRLSIWISWRDLAQLVRIGIEHPDVHFEIVYGVSENDRSWFDNATAYRLGYKPKDFAEDHAAEVLAREPPEDPDAVGPRVIGGSFADDGYSGDPDRIEKFRY